Sequence from the Pedobacter sp. D749 genome:
CGAAAGATTATCAGGCATTGTTAAGCGAAAACGGCAAGAACAGGAACACACTTTTTGCCATTAAAAAACTGGCAAACTTGCAGGCTTATTATTTAAATCAACCTGGCAGTGCTGAAAAAGAACTGGAAGAAGCAATAAAAATGCCTGGGATTAACGATCAGGACTTAGGCCAGCTAAAACTCGATTTAGGCGACATTTACATTTTAACCAACCAACCCTGGGAAGCTTTTTTAGTGTACGAGCAGGTAAGCAAACAGTTCGAAGGTCAGCCTGTAGGCAACGAAGCCCGTTTCCGCAGCGCCAAACTCTCCTTTTATCAGGGCAATTTCGAATACAGCAATGGTCAGTGTTTGGTTTTAAAGGCCGCTACTTCACAACTGATTGCCAATGATGCATTAAACCTGAGTTTATTGATTAGCGATAATATCCAAACACCAGCTGATAGCAATGCCTTAAAAATGTATGCTGATGCAGAAATGCTTTTATTTAGAAATCTACCCGAAAAAGCGGTAAAAAAAATGGATAGCATTGCAATTGCCTATCCTCAAAATAGCTTAACTGATGCAATAATGATGAGTAAAGCGCGAATTTTTATTAAAGCGAACGATTTTCAAAAAGCTGCTGATATCCTTAAAAAAGTAACCGAAGATTTTAAAGAAGGAATCTGGACAGATGATGCACTATTTACACTGGGTGATCTTTACGAAAAGAAACTGAACGATATTGCACAAGCGAAAATATATTTCCAGAAATTAATTACAGATTATCCCGGAAGCATGTTCAGCGCTGAGGCCAGAAAAAGATTCAGGAATTTAAGGGGAGATGGGGTTTAGTTAGTTCAGTGGTTCATTAGTCATTGGTTCATTCGTAATGGTTAATGAACGCCAACACCTATCTCTATTAGTGTTTCCAATCCCAAACCACTACATTCCATTCTACATCGCTACTATCTGTATAAGTATAAATCACTTCAAATCCGATACGCTTGTGTGCATTCATCGATCTTAAATTAATACTGGCAATTTCGGTGATGGCGAAATCGTACTTCTTTTTAAAGTAATCTTTATAGACATTGTAGCATTTATCAAATAAGCCTTTCCCTCTGTAATCGTGCGCTACGCAAACCTGCCCAACTACAATATAATGATAATTAGAAATGGATTTCCCCTGATACATGATGTGATCGAAACTTTCGTACATTTCAACCAGTCTTGGAATGTCATTTTTAGATTGTTCGGTCATGGCCAACACATAAGCAACAAGCAATTCACCATCTTTTGCAATAATATTGGGTTCATGCTGATGCATTTTTTCCAGATCATCAAGCGAGTGCGAAACCGTAACAAAGCCTTGCGCTTTAATTTGCTCTGGTGTTAAATCCTGTTTTAGGTTTTGCTTTTGAAGTTCAAGAATTCCTTGAAGATCTTTAGTTAAAGATGTGGTGATGGTAATCATTATGATACTGCAGATAACTTATGCTTCCATTACAATGATAGTTAACATTAACAACAAAATGAAGCAATTATCCTACTAAAATTAAAACCTTGGCAAGGTGATTA
This genomic interval carries:
- a CDS encoding GNAT family N-acetyltransferase; its protein translation is MITITTSLTKDLQGILELQKQNLKQDLTPEQIKAQGFVTVSHSLDDLEKMHQHEPNIIAKDGELLVAYVLAMTEQSKNDIPRLVEMYESFDHIMYQGKSISNYHYIVVGQVCVAHDYRGKGLFDKCYNVYKDYFKKKYDFAITEIASINLRSMNAHKRIGFEVIYTYTDSSDVEWNVVVWDWKH